GAGGCGGTTGCGGATGGGCGTTTTGCGTCGAATGTTGCCGCCGTCGACGCCCAGCGCGAGGCGGATGAAGGTTTGGATCACGAAACTCCGCTGGCCGAAGTCTTTGGCGATCAGATTTCCTGTGCGGACATCATTTTGCTGACCAAACCTGATCTTGCAGGCGAAGACGGTGTCGCCAAGGCGAAGGCTTTGATCGAAGAAAACTCTCCGCGTCCGTTGCCGGTTGTGGAAGTGGCGGAAGGCATGGTCGATCCCCGCGTGATCCTTGGGCTGAATGCGGCAGCCGAGGACGATCTGGACAGCCGTCCAAGCCACCATGAGGATCATCACCATCATCATGACCACGATGACGATGACGATCATGATCACGACCACCATCACCACCATGACCACAGCCATGATGATTTCGACAGCATCGTCGTCGACATCCCCGAACAGATCGACGCCGCAACCTTCGCCGCCAAGGTCGAAGCCATGGCGAAAGAGCAAAACATCCTGCGCGTCAAAGGCTATGCGGCCGTCGAGGGCAAACCCATGCGCCTTCTGGTGCAAGCGGTCGGAGCGCGGGTGCGTCACCAGTTCGACCGCCCTTGGAAACCAGATGAGGCGCGCCAAGGCAAAATGGTCGTCATCGCGGAACATGACAACGTGAACCGCGCAGCCATCGAGGCGGCTTTCGCAAGCTAACCATGCACGTCGTCTTTCGCGAAAGCCACGGGCTCGAGGAAACGGAAACGCCCTTTGACGTCGGACAGACTCCGGCGGATCTGGTGGTATTGTCCTATTCCGACAGTGACCTTGGGGCGTTCGCGGCGGGCTGGCATCGTGGGAAAGATGATCTGCCGTCGCTCAGGCTCGCGAATATCTCGGCGTTGAAACATCCGCTGTCTGTGGACACCTATGTCGAGAACACGCTTGAGGGCGCGAAGGCCGTTTTAGTGCGTTTGATCGGCGGCATCCCCTATTGGTCCTACGGCATCCAGCAATTGCAGGATCTGGCGCGGCGTAAGAGGATTGCCCTGGCCGTGCTGCCTGCGGATGGGCGGCCTGATACGCGGCTGGACGAAGTCTCGACCCTGCCCAAGTCCACGCTGCAACGCCTTGCGCATCTTTGTGACACTGGCGGAGCCGTCGCGGCGCAGGCCGCTTTGGCGCAATTGGCGATTGCGGCGGGGATCTATGCGAAACCTGTGGCCGGATCCAAACAGCTGCCAGACTTTGGCGGCTGGACACCGGAAACCGGAGTCTGTGACGCCC
This is a stretch of genomic DNA from Cognatishimia activa. It encodes these proteins:
- the cobW gene encoding cobalamin biosynthesis protein CobW — encoded protein: MSTLEKLPVTVITGFLGSGKTTLVSKLMQNPQGKRLAVVVNEFGDVGVDGDILKSCAIPDCPAENIMELANGCICCTVADDFIPTIEALMALEPRPDHILIETSGLALPKPLLKAFDWPDIRSKITVDGVIALADAEAVADGRFASNVAAVDAQREADEGLDHETPLAEVFGDQISCADIILLTKPDLAGEDGVAKAKALIEENSPRPLPVVEVAEGMVDPRVILGLNAAAEDDLDSRPSHHEDHHHHHDHDDDDDHDHDHHHHHDHSHDDFDSIVVDIPEQIDAATFAAKVEAMAKEQNILRVKGYAAVEGKPMRLLVQAVGARVRHQFDRPWKPDEARQGKMVVIAEHDNVNRAAIEAAFAS